Part of the Streptomyces sp. HSG2 genome, ACCGGGATGTCCCGGAGGTGTCCGCGAACGCGCGTGCCGATCGCCCCGTGCACGGCCAGCCCGGCGGCGAGCAGCGCCCCCAGCCCGAACAGCCCGAGCACCTGTCCGAGCAGCCGGTTGTCGACCTGTGCCTCGCCCCGGGCCTCCTGCCAGGTGGTGACGCGTTCGATCGCCCCCGATCCGAGCGCGGTCACGGCCCGCTGCACGGCGTAGCCCGTGTCGTCGGGCTCGGTCAGCCGCAACCCGACCGCCTGTCCGTCGGGTCGGGGCACGTCCGCCGGCAGCGCCCACACCAGCCCGGGACGCTCCCCGGCGCGGTAGCGCGGCTCGGGGCTCTCCGCCACGCCAACCACGGTGAGCGGCGCGCTCGCGTCCGGGAGTTCCAGGGCATCGCCCGGCTGCACGAGGAGCGCGGCTGCCAGGCGGTTCTCCAGGACGACGCCGCCGGGATCGCCCGGGTCCAGCCAGGTCCCGGAGGTGAGGAGCGGACGCCCCACGGCGGGCAGACCGGGCGTGCCGCGCAGTTCCACGGCTGCACGGGTGCCGCGCGTCGTGGTCACCGTGGTGTCGGCGGTCGGATAGGGCCCGGCGACCGACTCCACGCCGTCCAGCTCGCGCAGCGCCCCGGTGTCGGCCTCAGCGCCGGTGTGCAGCCACACGTGAGCCCCTCGCGCCTGACCGAAGACGCGTTGCCACGGGTTGGTGGCGTGCCCGAACAGGGCCGCGGCCAGCAACAGCGAGGCGACGACGCCCGCGGTGGCGAGCACCAGGAACAACGCTTCCCCGCGATGCGCCCGCAGGTCCGCGTGGGCCCAACGGAGGGCGGCTCGCACGTCTCTCACCCCCGCCGGGATCGCGGGTCGGGCACGGGCATGTCAGTCCCTCAGCTCCAGCACCCCGGAGGCCCCGGACCGGCGGGCGGGAGGGTTTCCGGTCAGGTCCGCGTCGTCGGCCACCGCTCCGTCGAAGAAGCTGATCACGCGGTCGGCGGCGCTCGCCAGCCGGGCGTCGTGGGTGACCAGCAGGATGGTCTGTCCGCGCTTGTGGAATCGGGACAACAGGCGCATGACCTCGCGGGTCCCTCGACTGTCGAGACTGCCCGCCGGCTCGTCGGCCAGGAGTAGCGGGGGGTGGTTGACCAGCGCTCTGGCCAGGGCCACCCGCTGTTGCTCGCCTCCGGACAGTTCGCCGGGCATGGCGCGGTCCTTCCCGGACAGCCCCAGCTCGCCGAGCAGCTCGGCCCGCTTCTCGCGGGCCCGTCCGGGGGGCGTTCCGGCGAGGAGGGCGGGCAGCTCCACGTTGTCGGCCACGGAGAGGCTCGACACGAGGTTGAAGAACTGGAACACGATGCCGACGCGGGTGCGACGCTCCACCGCCCAGCGGCCCTCGGACCACTGGTCCGTCGGGGTCCCGTCCAGCCAGAGCCGGCCCGCGTCGGGTCGTTGCAGACCGCCCAGCAGGTGCAGGAGTGTCGACTTGCCCGCCCCCGAGGGCCCGGTGATCGCGACGAACTCGCCACCGCGCACGCGGAGGTCGACACCGCGCACCGCGGGGACCGGAGCCCCCTCGCCGTGGTACGTCTTCACCAGGCCCGAGGCGCGCAGGGCAGGGGTGGGTGCCTCCTCGCTCACCTCAGTTCCTCCAGCTCCTCCTGGCACCGCTCCAGCCAGTCGAGGTCGGCCTGCAGGTGCAGCATCGCGCCCTCGATCAGCAGTTGTGCGATGCGGTTGTTCCGGTCTTCGGCGGCGGCGAGCCGGGACAGCTGCCGCATCGTGTTCAGGTACTGCCGGCGCTGTCTGTTGATGAGGGCGACCTGGTCGGCGAGTCCGGACTGGGGCGCCAAGGCGAGCTTCATGAAGAACTCGTCCCTGACCCGGGGCTCGTCCGCGGTCTCCTCGAACCAGAGGCGCAGGGCCTCCCGACCCGCGTCGGTGAGGTGGTAGACCTTCTTGTTGGGGCGGCCGGACTGCTCCACGTCCTCGCCCTCGATCAGCCCCGTCTTCTCCAGGCGGCCGAGGGTGACGTAGATCTGGCCGACATTCGGCTGAGGGTACGCCGAGCCCAGGATTTGCTCAAGGTCCTGTTTCAGCTCGTAACCGTGGGCCGGGCCACGAGCGAGGAGCGCCAGGAGGTGCGGGCGCACTCGGCTGTCCTCCCGTTCTGGTCGTGTGCCGCAGACCCTAGTATCACGTATACCCAACCGGTATACATGGCCTCTGACCGGGCGACGGCGCCCGGTCCGGCGCGGGCCGCGCGCCGGGATCGCTCGTGTCGGGAGGTGCCCATGCGGTGGATCGGTGCCGCCGGGAGGGGCCTCCTCGTCCTGTTGGTGATCATGACAGGTTACGCCGCGTCGGGAGTGCGCGCCCCGGAGGGGCTCGCGGAGGGTCGTGGCCCGCTGACCCTGGCCACCGCCGGGGACCTCACCGGGTACCTGGGCCCGCTGCTGGAGGGCTGGAACCTGACCCACCCGGACGAGCGGGTCACGCTCGTCGAACTCCCGGACTCCGCCGACGAGACCCGCGCGCAGATGGCCACCGACCTTCGCGACGGCGACCGTCATCGGTTCGACGTCCTCAACATCGACGTCAACTGGACCTCCGAGTTCGCCGCGGCCGGGTGGATACGTCCGTTGCCGCGCGAGCGTTTCGCGCTGGACGCCTTCCTTCCTCCCGTCGTGGACACCGCGACCTACGACGGCCGACTGTTCGCCGTGCCGTACGTCACCAACGCGGGTCTGCTGCTGTATCGGGAGGACGTACTGGAGGCCGAGGGGGTCGAGCCGCCGAGGACCTGGGCGGAACTGGAGCGGCAGGCGAGCACCCTGGCCCCGTCGCACGGTCTCGACGGCTACGCGGGGCAGTTCCTCCCCTACGAGGGGCTCACCGTGAACGTGGTGGAGGCGGTCCACTCGGCCGGTGGCGAAATCCTCGGTGACGAGGGGCGGCGGGTCACGGTCGACTCCGAGGCGTCTCGGGAAGGGCTCGGCCTGTTGGTGCGCGGGGTGCGGGAGGGCTGGATACCCCGGGAGGCGCTCACGTACAAGGAGGAGGAGTCCAGGCAGGCGTTCCAGGACGGGCGCCTGCTCTTCCTGCGCAACTGGCCCTATGCCTACGTGGCCGCCACCGCCCCGGGTTCATCGGTGGCGGGGAAGGTCGGCGCGGTGCCGCTTCCCGGCCCGGACGGCCCGGGGACCAGTGTCCTGGGAGGCTCCAACCTCGCCGTCGGCTCTCACGCGCGCCATCCCGACTCGGCCGCCCGGCTGCTCGCCTACCTGACGGGGGAGAGCGCCCAGCGCGAGGTGTTGACCCGGGGGGCGCTGCCGCCCGTCCGGGCCGATCTGTACGACGACCCGGAGCTGGTCCGCGACTTCCCCTATCTGCCGACGCTGCGGGAGAGCGTGCTGGCCGCCGCGCCGCGTCCCAAGAGCCCGCACTACGACCAGGTCAGCCTGGCCGTGCAGGCGGTCGTGTACGACGCGATGACCGGGCACGAGACGCCCGAGAGCGCCGTGCGACGGCTGGCGCGGGAACTGGCCGCCATCTCCCGCCGCTAGCGCCCGACGCCGCGCCCGCGTCGGGCGAGAGGCGTGCGCTCGGGTGTGGAGACACCTGCTTCATGGTTACGCGTTAGGTAACGCTCGCATCTCATTCATGCGGTCAATATGGACATATGCCAATTAATGGCCGCAGTCTTGCTCATGTTTCGTCTGCCCGCCGTTGACACTCTCCTGATGGCGCTACTTAACATGCATGTAGACGTATCGGAGCGACAGGCGGGCTGACGGGTGAACGGACACCACTGGTGGCGGGACGCGGTGATCTATCAGGTCTACGTCCGCAGCTTCCTCGACAGCACCGGCGACGGCGTCGGGGATCTCGCCGGGGTCCGGGCCGGGCTGCCGTATCTGCGCAGACTCGGCGTCGACGGCGTGTGGTTGAGTCCCTTCTACCCTTCCCCCCAGCACGACCACGGCTACGACGTGGCGGACTACCGTGGCGTCGACCCGCTCTTCGGCGACCTCGACGAATTCGACCGGCTCGTCGAGTCGGCCCACAGGCTGGGCATTCGCGTCCTGCTGGACATCGTGCCCAACCACTGCTCCAGCGAGCACCCGTGGTTCCGTCGAGCGGTCGAGGACGGGCCCGGGAGTCCGGCCCGCGCCCTCTTCCACTTCGCCGACGGCAGCGGGCCCGACGGCGCCGAGCCGCCCAACAACTGGCACGCCATGTTCGGAGGCCCCGCCTGGAGTCGGGTCACCGAGCCCGACGGTCGGCCCGGACAGTGGTACCTGCACCTGTTCACGCCGGAACAACCCGACTGGAACTGGCGCGCCCCCGAGGTCGGCGCCGAGTTCGAGCGCACCCTGCGCTTCTGGCTCGACCGCGGCGTCGACGGGTTCCGCATCGACGTGGCCGCCGGTCTCTTCAAACACCCCGACCTGCCCGACTCGCCCGACCCCGAGGCGGACGCCCGGACCCGTGACTCCGTCAACCCCCTGGCCTGGAACCAGCCCGAGGTCCACGACGTCTGGCGGCACTGGCGGTCTGTCTGCGAGGACTACACCGCCCGGGACGGACGCGAACGCCTCCTCGTCGGCGAGGTGTCCGTACCGACTGCCCGCGAGCACGCGCGCTACGTCCGTTCCGACGAACTCCACCAGGCCTTCTTCTTCGACCTCCTCGGCGCGCCGTGGGACGCCGACGCCTTCCGGAAGGTCATCGCGGAGGCGATGCAGGACATCGCGGGCACCGGGTCGACGGTGACCTGGGTCCTCAACAACCACGACCAGGTGCGCACCGTCACCCGCTACGGCGAACCCGCGCAGGGGGCCGGCGGCCTCGGCGCCGCCCGGGCCCGCGCCGCCGCGCTGCTCATGCTGGCCCTGCCCGGGGCCGCGTACGTCTACCAGGGCGAGGAACTCGGCCTGCCCGAGGTCGTCGACCTCCCCGACGACGTCCTCACCGACCCGATCTTCCACCGGACCGGCAGCCGGGCCCGGATCCGCGACGGCTGCCGCGTCCCGCTGCCCTGGTCCGGACAGGCTTCCCCGTTCGGCTTCACCTCCGGGGCACAGGGCGTCAAACCGTGGCTGCCCCAACCGGCGTACTTCGCCGAGTACGCGACCGACCGGGCCCTCGCCGACACGAGGTCCTTCTGGCATCTGTACCGCGACGGGCTCCAGTTCCGCTCGGAGCTGCCGCAGCTCGGCGAGGGCACCCTGCGGTGGCTGGACACCCCTCCCGGTGTGCTGGCCTTCGTCCGGGGCGAGGGACTGGTCTGCGCCGTCAACTTCGGCACCGCCCCCGCCCCCGCCCCGGTTCCGGGACCGCCCCTGCTGGCCAGCGGCCCCTGTCCGACCGGGGAACTGCCCGGCTCCACCGCCGCCTGGTGGATGGCCGACCTCTGAACCCGCGTCACCCACACCGTGAAGGGACATCGACGATGATGCGACGACGTACCACCTTGCTCACCGGCTGCACGGCGCTCGTGCTCGCCCTGGGCGCGACCGCGTGTGGAGGAGGGACCGTCGAGGCCGGCGGCGACAAGTCGCTGGACGGCAGCACGGTCACCGTGGCCGGTGTGTGGTCCGGCGCGGAGCAGGAGAACTTCCAGAAGGTGCTCGACGCCTTCTCCGAGAAGACCGGGGCGCGCACCGAGTTCGTCGCGACCGGCGACAACGTCTCGACCGTGGTCGGCAGCAAGATCGAGGGCGGCAACGCCCCCGACGTGGTGATGGTGCCGCAGGTCGGCGTGCTGGAGCAGTTCGCCGAGGCGGGCTGGCTCGAACCGCTGTCCGACACGGCCCGGGAGTCGATCGAGGCCAACTACGCCGGGGTGTGGCAGGACTACGGGACCGTCGACGACACCCTCTACGGCCTCTACTTCAAGGCCGCGCACAAGTCCACGGTCTGGTACGACCCGGACGCGCTCGCCCAGGCCGGCGTCCGGCCTCCCACGACCTACGAGGAGATGCTGGACGCCGGACGCGCGGTGTCCGACTCCGGCCTGGCCGCCTTCGCGGTCGCCGGGCAGGACGGTTGGACCCTGACCGACTGGTTCGAGAACGTCTACCTCTCGCAGGCCGGGCCGGAGAAGTACGACGCCCTCGCCGCGCACGACCTGGCGTGGACCGACGCCGGCGTCGTCGACGCGCTCACCACGCTCGGGGAACTGTTCCAGGACGACCGGCTGGTCGCCGGCGGCCAGAAGGGCGCCCTGACCACGGACTTCCCCGGCTCGGTGGAGAAGGTCTTCGGCCCCGCGCCCGACGCCGCCATGGTCTACGAGGGCGACTTCGTGGCCGGCGTCGCCAAGGACCAGTTCGGCCGGACGATCGGGGACGACGCCGACTTCTTCCCGTTCCCCGCGGTCGGCGACGGCCCCGCCCCCGTGGTCAGCGGGGGCGACGCGGCCGTCGTCCTCAAGGACGGCGCGAACTCCGAGGCCGGAATGGCTCTGATCGAGTATCTGGCCGGTCCGGAGGCCGCGGCCGTGTGGGCCGCGGAGGGCGGTTTCCTCTCCCCCAACAAGCGACTCGACCTCGCGGCCTACGCCGACGACGTGACCCGTGCCATCGCCGAGTCGTTGGTGGAGGCCGGTGACACGGTCCGGTTCGACATGTCCGACCAGGCACCGGCCGCCTTCGGCGGGACGAAGGGCGCCGGGGAGTGGAAGATCCTCCAGGACTTCCTCCGCGACCCCTCCGATCCCGAGGCGACCGCCGCCGCGCTGGAGGCCGCCGCGGCCAAGGCCTACCAGGACTGAGGGCCATGACCGCGACCCCGACCAAGGGACCGCCCTCCGCCGACGCCGGCCGCTCCGCGCGCGCCCGACGGCGGAGGCGGGTCACCGCCCTCCTCTTCGTCCTGCCCGCGCTGCTCCTGCTCGGTGCCCTCGTCGTCTACCCGGTGCTCTTCTCCGTCGGTCGGAGCCTCTTCGACGCCTCGGGGACCCGCTTCGTCGGCGGTGAGAACTACGCCGAGATGTTCCGTGACCCCGCCACACTCACGGCCATCCGCAACACCGCGATCTGGGTCGTGGTGGCGCCGGTCCTGCTGACCGGCCTCGGGCTGATCCTCGCCGTGCTGGTGGAGAAGGTCCGCTGGGCGACCGCGTTCAAGCTGCTGCTGTTCATGCCGATGGCGGTGTCCTTCCTGGCCGCCGGGATCATCTTCCGACTCGCCTACGACGAGAACCCGGACAAGGGCGTGCTCAACGCGGCCGTCGTCGGCGTGCACGACGCCGTCACGGGCGGCTCGCCCTACCCGGCCGCGCGGCCCCGGCCGGGCATGGGGCTGGAGGAGGGCGGTGACGGCTCCTACCTGACCGAGGCGTCACCGGGTCGGACCGTGACGCTGGGGTTGGTCGGGGTCAGGCCCGACGACGTGCCCGCCGACGCCGAGGACGCCCTCGCCGCCGCCGAACGGCGAGCGGGCGCCGACGAACTGCGCGGCGTCGTCTACCTGGACTTCACCCCGGGTGGCGGAGGAGAGCCGGGCGTCGTCGATCCCGGGGAGCGGGGACTGCCCGGGATCGAGGTGGAGGCGCGCCGAGACGGGACGACGGTGGCCACCACGACCACCGCGGCGGACGGCTCGTTCGCCTTCGAGGGACTCGACGACGCCACCTACACGGTGGAGTTGCCGGCCCGGAACTTCGCCCCGCCCTACCAGGGCGTGTCGTGGCTCGGCCCCGCACTCGTCACCCCGGCGATCATCGGCGCCTACCTCTGGATCTGGACCGGGTTCGCGATGGTGCTCATCGGCGCCGGACTCGCGGCGCTGCCCCGGGACGCGCTGGAGGCGGCCCGAATGGACGGGGCCAACGAGTGGCAGATCTTCCACCGGATCACGGTGCCCCTGCTGGCACCGGTGCTCACCGTCGTCTTCGTCACCCTCGTCATCAACGTGATGAAGGTGTTCGACCTCGTCTACATCATCGCGCCGGGCCCGGTGCAGCAGGACGCGACGGTCCTCGCCACCCAGATGTGGCTCGTCTCCTTCGGCGGTGGCAACGACCAGGGCCTCGGCAGTGCCCTCGGTGTGCTCCTGCTGCTGCTGGTGGTCCCCGCGATGGTCTTCAACGTCCGCCGCTTCAGGAGGAACCAGCGATGAGCGAGACCGACGAGAAGCGGGCGCGGAGGAGGAACCGATGAACGCCGTCAGGCGCCTGGTGGGCAACGGGGTGGTGCGGGTCTTCCTCGTCCTGGTCGGCCTGGTCTGGATGACCCCGCTGGCCGGTCTGTTCCTGTCGTCCCTGCGAACCGCCGAGGACACCGCCGAGGGCGGCTG contains:
- a CDS encoding ABC transporter substrate-binding protein, with protein sequence MRWIGAAGRGLLVLLVIMTGYAASGVRAPEGLAEGRGPLTLATAGDLTGYLGPLLEGWNLTHPDERVTLVELPDSADETRAQMATDLRDGDRHRFDVLNIDVNWTSEFAAAGWIRPLPRERFALDAFLPPVVDTATYDGRLFAVPYVTNAGLLLYREDVLEAEGVEPPRTWAELERQASTLAPSHGLDGYAGQFLPYEGLTVNVVEAVHSAGGEILGDEGRRVTVDSEASREGLGLLVRGVREGWIPREALTYKEEESRQAFQDGRLLFLRNWPYAYVAATAPGSSVAGKVGAVPLPGPDGPGTSVLGGSNLAVGSHARHPDSAARLLAYLTGESAQREVLTRGALPPVRADLYDDPELVRDFPYLPTLRESVLAAAPRPKSPHYDQVSLAVQAVVYDAMTGHETPESAVRRLARELAAISRR
- a CDS encoding ABC transporter ATP-binding protein gives rise to the protein MSEEAPTPALRASGLVKTYHGEGAPVPAVRGVDLRVRGGEFVAITGPSGAGKSTLLHLLGGLQRPDAGRLWLDGTPTDQWSEGRWAVERRTRVGIVFQFFNLVSSLSVADNVELPALLAGTPPGRAREKRAELLGELGLSGKDRAMPGELSGGEQQRVALARALVNHPPLLLADEPAGSLDSRGTREVMRLLSRFHKRGQTILLVTHDARLASAADRVISFFDGAVADDADLTGNPPARRSGASGVLELRD
- a CDS encoding glycoside hydrolase family 13 protein, coding for MNGHHWWRDAVIYQVYVRSFLDSTGDGVGDLAGVRAGLPYLRRLGVDGVWLSPFYPSPQHDHGYDVADYRGVDPLFGDLDEFDRLVESAHRLGIRVLLDIVPNHCSSEHPWFRRAVEDGPGSPARALFHFADGSGPDGAEPPNNWHAMFGGPAWSRVTEPDGRPGQWYLHLFTPEQPDWNWRAPEVGAEFERTLRFWLDRGVDGFRIDVAAGLFKHPDLPDSPDPEADARTRDSVNPLAWNQPEVHDVWRHWRSVCEDYTARDGRERLLVGEVSVPTAREHARYVRSDELHQAFFFDLLGAPWDADAFRKVIAEAMQDIAGTGSTVTWVLNNHDQVRTVTRYGEPAQGAGGLGAARARAAALLMLALPGAAYVYQGEELGLPEVVDLPDDVLTDPIFHRTGSRARIRDGCRVPLPWSGQASPFGFTSGAQGVKPWLPQPAYFAEYATDRALADTRSFWHLYRDGLQFRSELPQLGEGTLRWLDTPPGVLAFVRGEGLVCAVNFGTAPAPAPVPGPPLLASGPCPTGELPGSTAAWWMADL
- a CDS encoding ABC transporter substrate-binding protein, with translation MMRRRTTLLTGCTALVLALGATACGGGTVEAGGDKSLDGSTVTVAGVWSGAEQENFQKVLDAFSEKTGARTEFVATGDNVSTVVGSKIEGGNAPDVVMVPQVGVLEQFAEAGWLEPLSDTARESIEANYAGVWQDYGTVDDTLYGLYFKAAHKSTVWYDPDALAQAGVRPPTTYEEMLDAGRAVSDSGLAAFAVAGQDGWTLTDWFENVYLSQAGPEKYDALAAHDLAWTDAGVVDALTTLGELFQDDRLVAGGQKGALTTDFPGSVEKVFGPAPDAAMVYEGDFVAGVAKDQFGRTIGDDADFFPFPAVGDGPAPVVSGGDAAVVLKDGANSEAGMALIEYLAGPEAAAVWAAEGGFLSPNKRLDLAAYADDVTRAIAESLVEAGDTVRFDMSDQAPAAFGGTKGAGEWKILQDFLRDPSDPEATAAALEAAAAKAYQD
- a CDS encoding PadR family transcriptional regulator; this encodes MRPHLLALLARGPAHGYELKQDLEQILGSAYPQPNVGQIYVTLGRLEKTGLIEGEDVEQSGRPNKKVYHLTDAGREALRLWFEETADEPRVRDEFFMKLALAPQSGLADQVALINRQRRQYLNTMRQLSRLAAAEDRNNRIAQLLIEGAMLHLQADLDWLERCQEELEELR
- a CDS encoding sugar ABC transporter permease, which codes for MTATPTKGPPSADAGRSARARRRRRVTALLFVLPALLLLGALVVYPVLFSVGRSLFDASGTRFVGGENYAEMFRDPATLTAIRNTAIWVVVAPVLLTGLGLILAVLVEKVRWATAFKLLLFMPMAVSFLAAGIIFRLAYDENPDKGVLNAAVVGVHDAVTGGSPYPAARPRPGMGLEEGGDGSYLTEASPGRTVTLGLVGVRPDDVPADAEDALAAAERRAGADELRGVVYLDFTPGGGGEPGVVDPGERGLPGIEVEARRDGTTVATTTTAADGSFAFEGLDDATYTVELPARNFAPPYQGVSWLGPALVTPAIIGAYLWIWTGFAMVLIGAGLAALPRDALEAARMDGANEWQIFHRITVPLLAPVLTVVFVTLVINVMKVFDLVYIIAPGPVQQDATVLATQMWLVSFGGGNDQGLGSALGVLLLLLVVPAMVFNVRRFRRNQR